A section of the Styela clava chromosome 9, kaStyClav1.hap1.2, whole genome shotgun sequence genome encodes:
- the LOC120339926 gene encoding retinol dehydrogenase 12-like — MDESQAGHNHERNKTKTSFTKSRSAKSGWVTSDQKLTGKTVVITGANTGIGLETAVDMAERDAKLIIACRDPRRGESAFKHIVAETGSQRVRFSLLDLSSFSSVRQFVENFKNEEQRLDILINNAGIMMCPQSTTQDGFETHFGVNHLGHFLLTYLLLDLIKASAPSRIITLSSVMHRRLYNAHIHWNDLNLKKSYNARDAYSQSKLMNVLFSRELAKRLEGTGVTTYCVHPGLVNTKLVKYAGTHGNCWDTLFGCVTKSTKGFWKTPRHGAQTTIYCAIAPELENETGKYYSECKKAREASSGRDDGAACKLWEISMNLVEQN, encoded by the exons ATGGATGAATCCCAAGCGGGACATAACCATGAACGCAACAAAACTAAAACAAGTTTTACAAAGTCGCGCTCAGCAAAGTCTGGGTGGGTAACCAGCGACCAAAAATTGACGGGTAAAACTGTTGTAATAACTGGAGCAAATACCGGAATTGGGTTGGAAACAGCAGTGGACATGGCTGAACGTGACGCCAAACTGATCATAGCTTGCCGAGATCCACGGAGAGGAGAATCCGCATTCAAACAC ATAGTCGCCGAGACGGGGTCACAACGTGTACGTTTTTCCTTATTAGATTTGTCGTCGTTTTCCTCCGTTAGACAATTtgtcgaaaatttcaaaaacgaaGAGCAACGCTTAGACATTCTCATTAATAATGCAG GAATTATGATGTGCCCTCAGTCTACTACGCAAGACGGGTTTGAGACGCATTTTGGAGTGAATCACCTTGGCCACTTCCTACTAACCTACTTACTGCTCGACTTAATCAAG gcAAGCGCACCAAGCCGCATAATTACATTATCGTCTGTAATGCACAGACGTCTGTACAACGCTCACATTCATTGGaatgatttaaatttgaaaaagtcaTATAACGCAAGAGATGCATACAGTCAAAGTAAATTGATGAATGTCTTATTTTCAAGAGAACTTGCAAAAAGACTGGAAG GGACTGGAGTAACAACATATTGCGTGCATCCAGGCCTAGTAAACACAAAATTGGTGAAATACGCTGGAACTCACGGAAACTGTTGGGACACTCTATTTGGATGCGTTACGAAGTCAACAAAAGGTTTTTGGAAGACTCCGAGACACGGAGCACAAACTACTATTTATTGTGCAATCGCCCCAGAATTGGAGAATGAAACAGGGAAATATTACAG TGAATGCAAGAAAGCAAGAGAAGCATCATCAGGGAGAGATGATGGAGCAGCATGTAAACTATGGGAAATCAGCATGAACCTAGTGGAACAAAATTAG
- the LOC120339925 gene encoding uncharacterized protein LOC120339925 yields MSKEESLVRWLKLILCFLVITLWISCLGLLCVSCWIRDNLSKITLVTEGTSAGNFYLVGFFPVVFPVLISVSCLLLVIGCLGCCGAFTENKVILAWFFFSVLASICVEISAGVWGMLDWKITSNEKDLSILLENAKKYGNKEHAWFIKAWEEIHEKFQCCGIKSYRDWEIDHEILKTCCEGSENCIYHSSRYAVCGNMLLDYVRSPKPVHSMAYLATLIGIIQIICLVITAKLWMVLCFLGKSKSLDNEQLGKVEIHDKNLNSNAKMMGNRSVYQPKYSTAENFTNENQYVPMRAMTKPTHQTQDKQYCQQCAFLAFEHLRQTSMSALEAQYLEENTRPHRSTSRRALNHSGQEFFHRSTTSDRCLGIQQNLIPTSHADIRKSASSHTPISWRSPSWQVMHPTQRECRSTGLPRRKMSPNSSWRLRPPRNYTQRLSTIRASGVAAESDHLTNTSSDHEELGGSRCYNTEVGSSASDSENTRTRKTSKPYSSSYTYDLESETANCEPGSTRKSPQNYKQTNFQIASSTDTRKAYYLTL; encoded by the exons ATGTCGAAAGAAGAATCGCTTGTTCGGTGGTTAAAATTGATTCTCTGTTTTTTGGTTATTACGTTATGG ATATCGTGCTTGGGGCTTCTATGTGTGTCGTGTTGGATTCGAGATAACTTAAGCAAAATCACATTAGTAACAGAAGGAACATCGGCCGGGAATTTCTATCTCGTTGGATTCTTTCCAGTCGTTTTTCCTGTTTTAATATCCGTTTCTTGTCTCCTGCTTGTCATCGGATGTTTAGGATGCTGTGGAGCATTCACTGAAAACAAAGTTATTCTAGCATGG tTCTTTTTCTCCGTCTTGGCAAGCATCTGTGTCGAAATAAGTGCTGGGGTATGGGGGATGCTTGACTGGAAGATAACATCAAATGAAAAAGATCTGTCTATACTTCTCGAAAATGCAAAGAAGTATGGGAATAAAGAACACGCTTGGTTCATCAAAGCTTGGGAGGAAATTCATGAAAAG TTCCAATGCTGTGGAATAAAGTCTTACCGAGATTGGGAAATTGATCATGAGATACTGAAAACGTGCTGTGAAGGATCCGAAAATTGTATTTATCATTCATCCAGATACGCGGTTTGCGGGAATATGTTGTTGGATTATGTGAGATCTCCAAAGCCAGTTCATTCAATGGCTTACCTTGCGACCCTCATTGGAATTATTCAA ATTATATGTCTCGTTATCACTGCCAAACTGTGGATGGTACTATGCTTTCTTGGTAAATCAAAGTCTTTAGATAATGAACAACTTGGCAAAGTTGAGATTCACGATAAAAATCTGAATAGTAACGCCAAAATGATGGGAAACAGAAGCGTTTACCAACCGAAATATTCTACAGCGGAGAACTTCACTAACGAAAATCAGTACGTCCCTATGAGAGCAATGACGAAACCGACTCACCAGACACAGGACAAACAATACTGCCAACAATGTGCGTTTCTGGCTTTCGAACATTTGCGACAGACGTCAATGTCGGCGTTGGAAGCTCAGTATTTGGAGGAAAACACGCGCCCACACAGGTCAACGAGTCGGCGGGCTTTAAATCATTCAGGCCAAGAATTTTTTCATCGTTCAACAACATCTGATAGATGCCTAGGTATTCAGCAAAATCTGATACCTACCAGTCATGCCGATATCCGAAAAAGTGCCAGTTCGCACACGCCGATTTCTTGGCGATCCCCGAGTTGGCAAGTGATGCATCCTACCCAAAGAGAATGCCGTAGTACAGGGTTGCCACGAAGAAAAATGTCACCCAACTCGTCGTGGAGGCTTAGGCCACCTAGAAATTACACTCAGCGTCTGTCTACAATAAGAGCATCTGGAGTTGCCGCGGAGAGTGACCACCTCACAAATACAAGTTCGGATCACGAAGAACTAGGCGGGAGTCGTTGCTATAATACAGAAGTTGGTTCGTCAGCTTCAGACTCAGAAAATACTAGAACTCGCAAAACATCCAAACCTTACAGTAGCAGTTACACTTACGATCTAGAAAGTGAAACGGCCAATTGCGAACCAGGTAGTACACGAAAATCCCCACAGAattacaaacaaacaaattttcaaattgcctCGTCGACTGATACTCGTAAGGCTTACTATCTGACTTTGTAG